TATCTTCTACATACTGCAAGTAAATTAATTGATTGCTATAGAATAAAAGTTATTGTTGTTTCTGCTGCCTAGACATGCAAATGCACAAGCACAAAAACATATTCCAAAATGACAATATCAAGTCTATATAGATCAAGTTTATCTAATTTAATCAATGAATACGGAAATTAAGTCATGTGCAGATCCATTGACAGCCCTAATTTATTTACATTCAATTTACCCAATATATATCCATAGAAAGGGAAAATTTCACTGTAACAAAGCTAGCGATCATGATCCACTAGACAAACTTTAATGGGAAGGCACATACCTCATGAAGcttcttccttcttccttttgaTTCAATAGGAAAGCGTCTCAGCATGAAAAATAATCTGTAAGCATAGGCCACGTCAATCCACCAGGAGAAAGTGCACAAATAAAACTCCAAAGAAAGACGAGCACCAACAagtaccaaatatgatgcaaaAAACTCACCTTCCACCATACAGCAAGAACCCTAATGCAGCTATGATTGACACAActggagttaaaaaaaaaaaaaaaggtggaaagTAAGTATGATGATTAATGAAAGAAGCATTACTCAGAATGTACAGTATATATTTTGAGATGAAAAACGAATTTTCAATCTCCGGGAAATCTGAAGTAAACATTTTTCTTTGGAAACGTGGAGTCTAACCTGCAATAAATATTTTCCCAATGAATTCTACAACGCTGTTGTCATCAATCCAAAGGTATACCCAGATGCAAACCTGAAGTAAGAAACTCACTTTGGTTAAATTCTTAAGATCATAAAGGTAATATTACATTTCTATAGCGGCTCTCAAAGGCTGCTTAGTACTGTTTATGCTAGGATGAGTGGATGACATGTGCTTAGTGACAAAAGGAAAGATATGTCTTTTATtatgcaaaaaagaaagaaagaaagaagaataaatAACCATATCGTGAGAAACACGTCATGAAACATGCCAAAAAGTAACTGAAACACTTCAAACATGATATCTCTACTACAGATTCCCAAGAATGTAGATTCATTATGCAACTAGTGCAGCAAACAAAAGTGTGAGATGGGTCATACCTGTACTAAATATATTCCAGCATTAACTGAAATATAAACAATTCTGAGCTTATCGGTCGGTAAACTTCTTGCCTGTCCATTAATAGTAATGAGAAGGTtaataacttaatatttttCCACATCCACAAGTTTTACATCTCATTGGAGTGCAGAACTAGCCTTACATCCTGATAACAAAAGATCCTATTGtgcaaaagaaaatagaagaaaatttaCTTGCCTGGTGATATATCTCTGCCCAAAAAAGGACAAGGAGTGTGTATGTAGAGAAAAATAGAAGACCCGGAAGATCCAATAACACCAAAACTAAAACCTAGTTCAAGACGCAGAAGCTCTATGTCAGTATAGTAGAACAGAGACTAAGAAAGAACATTATTCATTCTAGCtagttttactttttatatatatgaaaaaaaaaaaaatatatatatatatatatatatatatatatatatatatgagctcCCATCCAGAAGGATCAACAGAATAGTACAGCCTACATTCTGAAGTGCTTTTCAATTCTAGAATTCAATTCTAGACGGCTTGCTCAACGTTCTtcctctttttcatttttcttttcttgcagtTATTTGAGTACAATCATGCTCCATACATGTAtattttgagggaaaaaaaatcgaTGTGATGCTCCATCTTTGTGAATATTAAtcatataaacaaaagaaaatttaagttAAAAAGCTAACAATTTTAGATAATGAAAGCGCAAAAGAACATGCTTTTATTCATTCAAAACTGCTTATGTGTGGAAGTGAGTTTTAGTTATTTCCATTACTTTTGCCTCATACTTCTCAGAAACTAGGAAGCACAGGTACAGCTAAATGGTAGCTGCACCCATGTCGGACACGGGTGGGACCCTAGTGTGCTTGACAACACTAAAGCAAAATgtacagtgaaaaaaaaaaagggaaaaatttgCAGGTTGCACTCATATGCCAGAACTCTTACTGCACAAAACTTGAAAACCAATGCAGATGCAACATTACATAACATGGCTAAGttaaagatttaaaattttaaaatgacatTGTAAGAAACTTCAATGAACTAACCCTTGGATGCAAGAGAAATACTTGCGTGTGAAATCCAAACACAATAGCACGTACTGCAACATAAGAAAggcaaaaccccaaaaaaaaaaggtcaaattATAACCAAATGACAAAGTATACCCAAAACCCCAAATGTCACCAAGACTTAAATATCACCTCCATTAACAATGAAGTTCATAAGATGGAAAACTTTCTGCGTCGTCCAACCATATTCGGGCACTCTCAACTCAATCCTTATTAATTGAATCTGCACAtcacaaaacccagaaaatccaTCACACACTCACTTCAAACAAGTTTCCATATCATTTCAATACATAATCAAgagtataaatattctcttcaTTTAATCAATCATTAGGCAACGAAACAACCCAAAACCACAACACGCATTCAGAAGATATCAGAACCCAACTTACAGTAAACCCAGCAATAAATTACTGCAACTACTTATTTATAAATCTAATAAGCCCCATCAAAATGTCACAATCACACACACCCAAATCACAATAATTCACAACAATGAAAATGCAACAAGCAAGACAGACATTCATAATCACAATAACAGTTTCCCAATCCATCATTATCATTCCCAAATTACACAAAGAACCAGAACACAAAATTGAATCACACaataagaacaagagagagagagagagagagagagagagagagagttgggaCCAGGGCGATGAAGGAGACAAGAGCATAAGCAGCACAGAGAGTGTAGAAGATCCCGTCTTGCCACTGAGAGGACCCATTGACATCGTCCCACCAACTAGCCACCAGAGCTTCCATGTCCGCCATGGGCGTGAAGCTCAGCGGCATTCTCGCCATTCTTGATTGCTAGCTAGCTAGCTCCTCCGACAACCTCTCTCGCTctcacaaaaattaataaaaagtcaaatatCTCTTTGATAACCCCAGCGAAGCTTAGttcagggagagagagagagagtgagagagccaaaaaaaaattaaaaaattcgcAAAACCGAGTGCGAAAAACACAACCGCTGAGCGGGAGGGTCTACCAGAcagtcagagagagagagagagagattgagtcTGCTTGGTTTGGTTGCTCTCTGAGTCTCACCTAAGCTTCTACGGGATGGGATAGGAGGCTCGTGGGGGGAGTCAGTTGTTGTACCTTTTTAACTCTTAACTCACTCCCTAACTGTATGTTCCTAACACTTGGCTAATTGGGTTTATCGTTATAGAGAACTTAAGAGGACTAATGTTTTTTGACAAGATTTTTATAAcatattttacaacaaattttaggtaaTAGGTTGTtagataaagaaagaaatttcaaTCGGGATTTTAGCCCAATGACAACCTACCACTTGGGATTTATCTTGTTAAATTTATAGACTTAGTCACGCAAGACGCAACACTCCTCAATTTAGAAACACTGTTGGAAGGTAAAATAATTACGCCAATGGTAGACCAAAatataaaccaataaaaaaaactgaattaagaaatacttttacaaattttttataagaatagaaaaaaaaaaaaaaaattttgacaattttttatattttgatgtcaaaactttccttgaaaagaaatgttattatgttacgttcacaatattttcacaacttttttataataaatcttaagtggagAGTTGTTATTGGCTCTAATTTGAATctatcattaaaattttatttttacctactAATAATAGCTAATAACAACCtaacatttaaaatttgatgtaAAATTATTGTCAACATAACTTTTTCTTcctaaaattgtttattaaccATTGTGAAATTAATTAAGAATTCGTAGTTGAACTAGATTTTGGTCTCAAACTTATCTTGTTTTTACTTACTCCTGCTTCCTAGGGTTGTACTTTTGTTGACGATATTGCCCTTGACCCTTGTCTTCAAGTAcgaacctttttttctttttcttttgaagagttcttaactcttaagtcttgAGATCAGTTGGCCACAACACACTTATCCCACCACAAAGTCTTAGGGTCGGTTTAGATAcagctaaaaactgaaaactaaaaattaaaaattgaaaaatactgtagtaaaataatttttaaatgtgaaaaGTTACTATTCatgcctaaaatcactgtttatAAGCCTAAAATCATTATTTATGGTCAATGAACTGTGACTGACGCGcgtccaggaaaaaaaaaaaaaggctaaagcGCAGACGCACTACGTTTTAGCCCAATCCAAACGTTACCTTAAAAGTACAAACTAACAATAGAGATaatgtcagttttttttttttttttgctgaaaaaaaacGGTTAGTAACgtcaaatctatatatataataataggtaaaactgagagaaaatctaattagatttcaaattgaaattaaattagagtctaattttacgCCATGTATCCCATctaagtaaaccataaaaattataatttttgaataattttatatttatgagccttttttgtataactaaaaataattcaagtttataagtcatatatatatatatatatataatataaaatataaaatatattttagaaaaacaaTTGATAGATTCAATTCAAATATCTAGCAAACCTCTAAAGCACAGCTTGTGTTGAAGAACTATTTGGCAACATTCTGGGCATGAAAATATAAGGAATCTTCAAAGGTTCCAAGGGAAAAATCATGAAAAGTTACGCATTTGTCAGAATCtgttaaaatttttctattGATTAGTGCAAGTTCttgcttttgttttgcatttacTGGTTTtccttctctatctctttctcttcgttttcatttttgttttccttctcACAAACCTCTAATGTCAGTGTTCcgcaattattattattattattattttttccttcttctgcTGGCAATCTATTCATGGAGGTGGAACAatggtggaggagaaagagaaagagagagaaacgtaTAACACTTTTTTAGGTTTAGAAatagatataaaatataataaataaggaataattaatgagatcctaatcagaatattagcattaatgaggGTCTTTTTTTTaccgttggatctacttaaatctaatggtttaaaaaaagtgtaactctttagagttacaccaggtataacttgaacacatctctctctctctctctctctctctctctctctctctctctatatatatatatatatatatatatatattaatagccaaagttaagagaaaattcaattaaattataagttggagtctaattttgtgtcacgtgtcttatttaatttttaaatttgtgtttcaagtgaattattaggtgcaaaaattaaagagtttaaattcaattagattctaaattgtattttaattggagttcaattttgcgcatgtgttccatctaattttttaatttttgtgacaaataaattattgaatgaaaaaacagaaaaatctagatctaattagattctaaattatatatatgtaattgtgattgtttttaaatgtattcgTGCAAATGCACGGGGTTACACACTAGTATATATGGTGAGCACATGTATATCTATGCTATATATTTTGTCTATAAATAAGGAGGGCACgaacaatttgaaaatttcttcATGATACTTATTACTTATaaatgtaatcaaattaaaatgcCACCTAATTAGGGCAAGATGATGAATCATACATTTAATATGatgattttgttgaaatttgtcTTGAATTATCCTTTGAGTTTGACAAATAACATAaagatttatttaaaattattgatttttaaatgaaaaaattaatagaagaacaaaattttctttataactGTTAGAAAAAAAGTTTCTCCAACTCATTTTGTAGTAACTCAAATGAGTATTCTCATTTATTCTTAATCACATGTGTGAGGGGCCGAGGACCGAGGATGAATATCAAGGGTCGAAAGAGATCTTAGTTGGGATGAGGGCCGAGGACCCGAGGACAATGTTGCATGGAAAAGTACCAAGAGTAGACTGGTGATATATggcagagagagaaaatatctGGTTTGGGAGTAGACAACCTATGGACtctgcattgaatgctttgcacCTAGTTTCCTAGCCGCATTAAATGAGGAACAACAGCTTTATCACCTGCATTGATGTAGAGGTGATCTGAACAATGCAAATCAGAGTTAGGCAGtttctttccaccaccttctacAAGCAATTGGACAAGTGTCAACATGAGAGAGGGGTTAGGTGGGAGATTGATGTTGGAGATGCAAGGAGAAAGGAGTACATATAGGGATGAAAGAGGCTAGTGtagaaagagggaaaaaaaaagaaaaaaaaagaaaaagaaaaaggaaggatACAATTCTGAGAATTGAAAGAACAATAATAGTTGAATGTAATAGATTCCTTCTCGGGCAAGCCTGTGGGAGCGTGTTTTCTTACTCCTTTTATGTTGAATGGTATCCTTGGGACACATCTGTCCGTTGTTGTTTCGTttcctctctacaaattctttgttttgggtcTTGGGTGATTGGATCCACTTTCAGTTTTAGGTGGGTTTTAATACTTGATtggatttttggtccttacaacaTGATTTATATAActtagttaaataatttaatgagtcgtatattaaaactaaaataaatggTCTCCTCTTTTGAGCTACCatgtaaaccaaaaaaatttcatacaaatgtctaaatcaaaaaaaattcatacaaatGTCTAAATCGGTTACACCTTTCCTTGTGACATGATTTTAAACTATCACTAATGCCAAAAAATTAGACATGTTTTGAAAAGGGAGAtcagaaaactaaaa
The sequence above is drawn from the Castanea sativa cultivar Marrone di Chiusa Pesio chromosome 5, ASM4071231v1 genome and encodes:
- the LOC142633816 gene encoding tobamovirus multiplication protein 1 gives rise to the protein MARMPLSFTPMADMEALVASWWDDVNGSSQWQDGIFYTLCAAYALVSFIALIQLIRIELRVPEYGWTTQKVFHLMNFIVNGVRAIVFGFHTQVFLLHPRVLVLVLLDLPGLLFFSTYTLLVLFWAEIYHQARSLPTDKLRIVYISVNAGIYLVQVCIWVYLWIDDNSVVEFIGKIFIAVVSIIAALGFLLYGGRLFFMLRRFPIESKGRRKKLHEVGSVTAICFTCFLIRCFVVLLSAFDTDDASLDVLDHPVLNLIYYMLVEILPSALVLYILRKLPPKRISAQYHPIR